TTTGGCCGGCGAACGTCCGGCTGTCCGGTCCGTTGACGTGGCCCGGCATTTCGGACTCAGGCACAAGCATGTCTTGCGGGATATTCGCGATTTGATCCGTAAGTTACCGGAATCATTTCATGGGACCAACTTTGGTCCCATGTCCTTCCCCGTTGAAGTCGGCAATGGAGCCGTTCGTCATGATGACGGATACCTCCTCTCCCGCGACGCCTTTACCTTGCT
Above is a genomic segment from Desulfovibrio inopinatus DSM 10711 containing:
- a CDS encoding Rha family transcriptional regulator, producing MTTAQSLSVSSPESISIEFLAGERPAVRSVDVARHFGLRHKHVLRDIRDLIRKLPESFHGTNFGPMSFPVEVGNGAVRHDDGYLLSRDAFTLL